Proteins from one Arthrobacter sp. DNA4 genomic window:
- a CDS encoding RluA family pseudouridine synthase encodes MTDRIVVAEEYAGARADAGLAGLLGVSRSVAASLLADGHVLNRGKALGKSAKLVAGDTLEVTVPERRDPLEVVEEVVEGLNILLDDDDFVVVDKPVGVAAHPSPGWVGPTVVGGLAAAYYRISTSGAPERAGIVHRLDVGTSGVMVVAKSERAYTALKRAFKERTVDKVYHAVVQGLPDPLTGTIDAPIGRHPGHDWRFAVIEDGRPSVTHYEVLEAFGKASLVEVHLETGRTHQIRVHFSALRHPCAGDLTYGADPRLAANLGLTRQWLHARQLAFDHPVTGERVTVTSEYPQDLSYALGVLESGQA; translated from the coding sequence ATGACTGACCGCATTGTCGTCGCCGAGGAATACGCCGGGGCGCGGGCGGACGCCGGCCTGGCAGGCCTCCTGGGGGTGTCCCGTTCCGTCGCCGCATCCCTTCTCGCGGACGGCCACGTCCTCAACCGGGGCAAGGCCCTGGGCAAGTCGGCAAAACTCGTGGCCGGGGACACCCTCGAGGTCACCGTCCCGGAACGGCGGGACCCGCTTGAAGTCGTGGAGGAAGTTGTGGAAGGCCTGAACATCCTGCTCGACGACGATGATTTCGTCGTCGTCGACAAACCCGTCGGCGTGGCCGCCCATCCCTCACCGGGCTGGGTGGGGCCCACTGTGGTGGGCGGCCTTGCCGCTGCTTACTACCGGATCTCCACTTCAGGCGCCCCCGAACGGGCAGGCATCGTCCATCGGCTCGACGTCGGTACCTCCGGCGTGATGGTGGTGGCCAAATCCGAGCGCGCCTACACCGCCCTTAAGCGCGCCTTCAAGGAGCGCACGGTGGACAAGGTCTACCACGCGGTGGTGCAGGGCCTTCCGGACCCCCTGACGGGAACCATCGATGCCCCCATCGGCCGCCACCCCGGGCACGACTGGCGTTTCGCCGTCATCGAGGACGGGCGGCCCTCCGTAACCCACTACGAGGTGTTGGAGGCGTTCGGCAAGGCCAGCCTGGTGGAAGTCCACCTTGAGACCGGCCGCACGCACCAGATCCGGGTGCATTTCTCCGCGCTCCGCCACCCCTGCGCAGGTGACCTCACCTACGGCGCTGATCCCCGCCTGGCCGCCAACCTTGGGCTTACACGCCAGTGGCTGCACGCCCGCCAACTGGCCTTTGACCACCCTGTGACGGGGGAGCGCGTGACGGTCACCAGCGAGTACCCGCAGGACCTTTCCTACGCCCTGGGAGTGCTGGAGTCGGGCCAGGCCTGA
- the dnaE gene encoding DNA polymerase III subunit alpha, giving the protein MSSSNDSFVHLHTHTEYSMLDGAARLGELFDETERLGMPALATTDHGYLFGAFDFWRKATDKGIKPIIGVEAYVTPGTARTDKERVRWGDESQRKDDVSGGGSYTHMTLLSYNNVGMRNLFRASSIASLDSVFGKWPRLDRELLNTYSEGLIATTGCPSGEVQTRLRLGQYREALEAAAEFRDIFGAENYFCELMDHGLDIERRVTGDLLRLAKDLNLPLVATNDLHYTHEHDAKAHEALLAIQSGSTLLEPTYDNGGSRFAFSGSGYYLKSPQEMRELFRDHPEACDNTLLIAERCEVSFNTDANFMPRFPCPPGEDETSWLVKEVDKGLQYRYPGGIPDEVRKQADYELGVITSMGFPGYFLVVADFINWAKNNGIRVGPGRGSGAGSMVAYAMRITDLDPLRHGLIFERFLNPDRVSMPDFDVDFDDRRRSEVIDYVTRKYGDERVAMIVTYGTIKTKQALKDSSRVLGYPFSMGETLTKALPPVVMAKDIPLADIQNPESKRYSEAGDFRQLIATDPEAAKVFETALGIEGLKRQWGVHAAGVIMSSDPIIDVIPIMRRFQDGQVITQFDYPTSEGLGLIKMDFLGLRNLTIISDALENIKMNRGIDLDLENLELDDAPSYELLARGDTLGVFQLDGGPMRSLLKLMKPDNFEDISAVLALYRPGPMGANAHTDYALRKNGIQEVIPIHPELEEPLKEILGGTYGLIVYQEQVMAVAQKLAGYSLGQADILRRAMGKKKKSELDKQFAGFSQGMQDNGYSMEAVKTLWDILLPFSDYAFNKAHSAAYGVISYWTAYLKAHYAPEYMAALLTSVGDDKDKSAIYLNECRRMGITVLPPDVNESALNFTPVGNDIRFGMGAIRNVGVNAVEAMVAARESEGAFTSFKDYLMKVPAVVCNKRTIESLIKSGAFDSLGHHRRALAMIHEEAIDSVITLKRNEAIGQFDLFAGFEDAGAESSSLSIEIPDLPEWEKKDKLSFERDMLGLYVSDHPLQGLEGLLAQHAEMSITSIIGEDGPQDGAIITIAGMITSLSRRIAKASGNAYARAEVEDLGGSIEVMFFGQVYGPIASVLAEDLIVVVKGRLQKRDDGAITLNCMELSVPDLSEGLNGPLVITMPTHKATEAVVTELGDVLRTHRGNSEVRLHLQGDTRTEIMGLPVHLRVNPSPSLFGDLKVLLGPACLDA; this is encoded by the coding sequence GTGAGTTCCAGCAATGATTCGTTTGTCCACCTGCACACCCACACCGAATATTCCATGCTGGATGGAGCTGCCCGCCTGGGGGAGCTGTTCGATGAGACCGAGCGCCTGGGCATGCCGGCCCTCGCCACCACGGACCACGGCTACTTGTTCGGAGCGTTCGACTTCTGGCGCAAAGCCACGGACAAGGGCATCAAGCCGATCATCGGTGTCGAAGCCTATGTGACGCCCGGTACTGCCCGGACGGACAAGGAACGCGTGCGCTGGGGCGATGAATCCCAGCGCAAGGACGACGTCTCCGGCGGTGGGTCCTACACCCACATGACCCTCCTGAGCTACAACAACGTGGGCATGCGGAACCTCTTCCGGGCCTCCTCCATCGCCTCCCTTGACTCTGTCTTCGGCAAGTGGCCCCGGCTGGACCGGGAACTGCTCAACACGTACTCAGAGGGACTCATCGCCACCACGGGCTGCCCCTCCGGTGAGGTCCAGACCCGGCTCCGGCTCGGCCAGTACCGCGAAGCACTCGAGGCCGCCGCCGAGTTCCGGGACATCTTCGGTGCGGAGAACTACTTCTGCGAACTGATGGACCACGGGCTGGACATCGAGCGGCGCGTCACCGGCGACCTGCTGAGGCTGGCCAAGGACCTGAACCTGCCGCTGGTGGCCACCAACGACCTCCACTACACCCACGAGCACGACGCCAAGGCGCACGAGGCCCTGCTGGCCATCCAGTCCGGCTCCACGCTGCTGGAACCCACCTACGACAACGGCGGCTCCCGGTTCGCGTTCTCCGGCAGCGGCTACTACCTGAAGTCCCCGCAGGAAATGCGGGAGCTCTTCCGCGACCACCCGGAGGCGTGCGACAACACCCTGCTGATCGCCGAACGCTGCGAAGTGTCCTTCAACACCGACGCCAACTTCATGCCGCGGTTCCCCTGCCCGCCCGGCGAGGACGAGACCTCCTGGCTGGTCAAGGAGGTGGACAAGGGCCTGCAGTACCGCTACCCGGGCGGCATCCCGGACGAGGTCCGCAAGCAGGCCGACTACGAGCTCGGCGTCATCACCTCCATGGGTTTCCCCGGCTACTTCCTGGTGGTTGCCGACTTCATCAACTGGGCCAAGAACAACGGCATCCGGGTGGGCCCCGGGCGTGGTTCGGGTGCAGGCTCCATGGTGGCCTACGCCATGCGCATCACCGACCTCGACCCCCTGCGCCACGGGCTGATCTTCGAACGGTTCCTCAACCCGGACCGCGTCTCCATGCCCGACTTCGACGTCGACTTCGATGACCGGCGCCGCTCCGAGGTCATCGACTACGTCACCCGCAAGTACGGTGACGAGCGCGTCGCGATGATCGTCACCTACGGCACCATCAAGACCAAGCAGGCACTCAAGGACTCCTCCCGCGTCCTGGGCTACCCGTTCAGCATGGGCGAGACGCTGACCAAGGCCCTGCCGCCGGTCGTGATGGCCAAGGACATTCCCCTGGCGGACATCCAGAATCCGGAGTCCAAGCGCTACAGCGAGGCAGGGGACTTCCGGCAGCTGATCGCCACCGACCCCGAAGCCGCCAAGGTCTTCGAAACGGCCCTGGGCATCGAAGGCCTGAAGCGCCAGTGGGGCGTGCACGCCGCCGGCGTCATCATGTCCTCGGACCCCATCATCGACGTCATCCCCATCATGCGCCGCTTCCAGGACGGCCAGGTGATCACCCAGTTCGACTACCCGACGTCCGAGGGCCTTGGCCTGATCAAGATGGACTTCCTGGGCCTGCGGAACCTGACGATCATTTCCGATGCCCTCGAGAACATCAAGATGAACCGCGGCATCGACCTGGACCTGGAAAACCTTGAGCTGGACGATGCCCCGTCCTACGAGCTCCTGGCCCGCGGCGACACCCTGGGCGTGTTCCAGCTTGACGGCGGTCCCATGCGGTCGCTGCTCAAGCTGATGAAGCCTGACAACTTCGAAGACATCTCCGCCGTTCTGGCGCTCTACCGTCCGGGCCCCATGGGCGCCAACGCCCACACCGACTATGCCCTGCGCAAAAACGGGATCCAAGAGGTCATCCCCATCCACCCGGAGCTGGAGGAGCCCCTCAAGGAGATCCTCGGCGGGACCTATGGCCTGATCGTGTACCAGGAGCAGGTCATGGCCGTGGCGCAGAAGCTCGCCGGTTACTCGCTGGGCCAGGCCGACATCCTCCGCCGCGCGATGGGCAAGAAGAAGAAATCCGAGCTGGACAAGCAGTTTGCCGGCTTCTCCCAGGGCATGCAGGACAACGGCTACTCCATGGAGGCGGTCAAGACCCTCTGGGACATCCTGCTGCCCTTCTCCGACTACGCCTTCAACAAAGCCCACTCGGCCGCCTATGGCGTGATCTCCTACTGGACCGCGTACCTCAAGGCCCATTACGCGCCGGAGTATATGGCGGCGCTGCTGACCTCGGTGGGCGATGACAAGGACAAGTCGGCCATCTACCTCAACGAGTGCCGGCGCATGGGCATCACGGTGCTTCCGCCGGACGTCAATGAGTCCGCCCTGAACTTCACCCCGGTGGGCAACGACATCCGCTTCGGCATGGGCGCCATCCGCAACGTGGGCGTCAACGCCGTGGAAGCCATGGTGGCGGCCCGCGAAAGCGAGGGTGCGTTCACCTCCTTCAAGGACTACCTGATGAAGGTCCCGGCCGTGGTCTGCAACAAGCGGACCATCGAGTCCCTGATCAAATCCGGCGCCTTCGACTCGCTGGGCCACCACCGCCGCGCCCTGGCGATGATCCACGAAGAGGCCATCGACTCCGTCATCACCCTCAAGCGCAACGAGGCCATCGGCCAGTTCGACCTCTTCGCCGGCTTCGAAGACGCCGGGGCGGAATCGTCCTCCCTGAGCATCGAGATCCCGGACCTGCCCGAGTGGGAAAAGAAGGACAAGCTCTCCTTCGAACGGGACATGCTGGGCCTGTACGTGTCGGACCATCCGCTGCAGGGCCTGGAGGGCCTCCTGGCCCAGCATGCAGAGATGAGCATTACCTCCATCATCGGCGAGGACGGGCCGCAGGACGGAGCGATCATCACCATCGCCGGCATGATCACGTCACTGAGCCGCCGCATCGCGAAGGCCAGCGGCAATGCCTATGCCCGGGCCGAGGTGGAGGACCTGGGCGGCTCGATCGAGGTCATGTTCTTCGGGCAGGTCTATGGGCCGATCGCCTCCGTGCTGGCCGAGGACCTGATCGTGGTGGTCAAGGGCCGGTTGCAGAAGCGCGACGACGGCGCCATCACGCTGAACTGCATGGAGCTGTCCGTTCCGGACCTGAGCGAAGGGCTGAACGGGCCCCTGGTCATCACCATGCCCACCCACAAGGCCACCGAGGCCGTGGTCACGGAACTCGGCGACGTCCTGCGCACCCACCGGGGCAACTCGGAGGTGCGGCTGCACCTGCAGGGCGACACCCGGACCGAAATCATGGGCCTGCCCGTCCACCTACGGGTGAACCCCAGCCCGTCGCTGTTCGGCGACCTGAAGGTCCTGCTGGGCCCGGCCTGCCTCGACGCCTGA
- a CDS encoding flavin reductase family protein: MTDNSEPFEQTFKEMFRRHAAGVAIITVNYQDEPYGFTATSVASLSAKPPRFTFNMARSSRSWPAVANTQYLGVHMLGLENQELAARFARPGNRFEGNHWEIGPHGVPILKDVAGWLIGEIQMRLSFENNAVVVVQVVDGQVGGEGSPLLYHGGAYGQPVPLDYEI; this comes from the coding sequence GTGACCGACAACAGCGAGCCGTTCGAGCAGACGTTCAAGGAGATGTTCCGCCGCCATGCCGCGGGCGTCGCCATCATCACCGTGAACTACCAGGATGAGCCCTACGGCTTCACGGCAACCTCCGTGGCGTCCCTGTCAGCGAAACCGCCGCGCTTCACGTTCAACATGGCGCGCAGCTCCAGGTCCTGGCCCGCGGTGGCCAACACCCAGTACCTGGGGGTGCACATGCTGGGCCTGGAGAACCAGGAGCTGGCGGCCCGCTTTGCCCGCCCCGGCAACCGCTTCGAAGGCAACCACTGGGAAATCGGTCCGCACGGGGTGCCCATCCTCAAGGATGTTGCCGGCTGGCTGATCGGCGAGATCCAGATGCGGCTCTCCTTCGAGAACAACGCCGTGGTGGTGGTCCAAGTGGTGGACGGCCAGGTGGGCGGCGAAGGATCGCCGTTGCTGTACCACGGCGGCGCCTACGGGCAGCCGGTGCCGCTGGATTACGAGATCTGA
- the hisD gene encoding histidinol dehydrogenase produces the protein MTTSPEFPAPVTAAVDFRTIDLRGRHLSLPALRAAVPRAKGQTVADAEEKVLQIISAVRERGFAALAELAERFDGVAQGHPLVPGEAIAAALDQLDPAVRAALEESISRARKFADGQRPRNVDVELGDGAVVSQNWVPVARVGLYVPGGLAVYPSSVIMNVVPALAAGVESIALASPPQKEFGGLPHPTILAAAALLGITEVYAIGGAQAIAAFAYGVEATEAGPALEPVDVVTGPGNIFVATAKRLVKGVVGIDSEAGTTEIAILADDSAQPALVAADLLSQAEHDPKAASVLITDSEDLAAAVRAELALQAAATKHSARVQEALSGPQSGVVLVDGLEQGIAACDAYAAEHLEIMTRDAAAVAARIRNAGAIFVGDYSPVSLGDYCAGSNHVLPTSGTAAFSSGLNVTTFLRAIQVVNYSREALAEVSGHIVSLSRAEDLPAHGDAVTARFPGDR, from the coding sequence GTGACCACATCCCCGGAGTTTCCCGCCCCCGTGACAGCCGCCGTCGACTTCCGCACCATTGACCTTCGGGGCCGCCACCTCAGTCTCCCGGCACTGCGCGCCGCGGTGCCCCGCGCCAAGGGACAGACCGTGGCGGACGCCGAGGAAAAGGTCCTGCAGATCATTTCCGCCGTCCGGGAGCGCGGCTTCGCGGCGCTGGCCGAGCTGGCCGAACGGTTCGACGGCGTGGCGCAGGGGCACCCGCTGGTCCCCGGGGAGGCAATCGCCGCAGCGCTGGACCAGCTGGATCCCGCCGTCCGGGCTGCCCTGGAGGAATCCATCAGCCGGGCACGGAAGTTCGCGGACGGCCAGCGCCCCCGCAATGTCGACGTCGAACTGGGCGACGGCGCAGTGGTCAGCCAGAACTGGGTTCCGGTGGCCCGCGTGGGGCTGTACGTTCCCGGCGGCCTTGCTGTGTACCCGTCATCGGTAATCATGAACGTCGTACCCGCACTGGCGGCGGGCGTGGAGTCCATCGCCCTGGCCTCGCCGCCCCAGAAGGAGTTCGGCGGCCTGCCGCACCCCACCATCCTGGCGGCAGCGGCGCTGCTGGGCATCACTGAGGTCTACGCCATCGGCGGGGCCCAGGCCATTGCCGCCTTCGCCTACGGCGTCGAAGCAACGGAGGCAGGCCCGGCCCTGGAGCCCGTGGACGTGGTCACCGGCCCCGGCAACATCTTCGTGGCCACGGCCAAACGCCTGGTCAAGGGCGTCGTCGGCATTGATTCCGAGGCCGGAACCACCGAGATCGCCATCCTGGCGGACGACTCCGCCCAGCCCGCGCTGGTTGCCGCCGACCTGCTCAGCCAGGCGGAGCACGATCCGAAGGCAGCCTCGGTCCTCATTACCGATTCCGAAGACCTGGCCGCCGCCGTGCGCGCTGAACTGGCACTGCAGGCCGCCGCCACCAAGCACTCGGCCAGGGTGCAGGAGGCGCTGTCCGGTCCCCAGTCCGGCGTCGTGCTGGTGGACGGCCTCGAGCAGGGAATCGCTGCCTGTGACGCCTACGCAGCGGAGCACCTGGAAATCATGACCCGGGACGCTGCCGCCGTGGCCGCACGCATCCGGAACGCGGGCGCGATCTTCGTGGGCGACTACAGCCCCGTCAGCCTTGGCGACTACTGCGCCGGTTCCAACCACGTGCTGCCCACCAGCGGGACGGCAGCTTTTTCCTCCGGGCTGAACGTGACCACTTTCCTGCGCGCCATCCAGGTGGTCAACTACAGCCGGGAAGCCCTGGCCGAGGTCAGCGGGCACATCGTGAGCCTGTCCCGGGCCGAGGATCTTCCGGCCCACGGGGACGCGGTGACGGCCCGGTTCCCGGGCGATCGGTGA
- the nrdR gene encoding transcriptional regulator NrdR gives MYCPFCRNPDSRVVDSRMADDGSAIRRRRQCPECGRRFTTVETTSLSVIKRSGVGEPFSRSKVINGVRKACQGRPVSEDDLAMLAQEVEEQIRASGAAEIDAHEVGLVILGPLQKLDEVAYLRFASVYQAFESLEDFETAIALLRHEAGEGAKGAAKSSEKSPL, from the coding sequence ATGTACTGCCCGTTCTGCCGCAACCCTGATTCCCGCGTGGTGGACAGCCGGATGGCTGACGACGGCTCGGCCATCCGAAGGCGCCGGCAATGCCCTGAATGCGGCCGCCGGTTCACCACGGTGGAAACCACCAGCCTGTCCGTGATCAAGCGGTCCGGCGTGGGCGAGCCCTTCAGCCGCAGCAAGGTGATCAACGGCGTGCGCAAGGCGTGCCAGGGGCGTCCCGTGAGCGAGGATGACCTCGCCATGCTGGCCCAGGAAGTCGAAGAGCAAATCCGTGCATCGGGCGCCGCTGAAATTGATGCGCACGAGGTTGGCCTGGTGATCCTCGGGCCGCTGCAGAAACTCGACGAGGTAGCGTACCTTCGCTTCGCCAGCGTGTACCAGGCCTTCGAGTCCCTCGAGGACTTCGAGACTGCCATTGCCCTGCTCCGCCACGAGGCCGGGGAAGGCGCCAAGGGCGCAGCCAAGAGCTCCGAGAAGAGCCCCCTCTAA
- the ppgK gene encoding polyphosphate--glucose phosphotransferase — protein MAKKDEKSHKNAPLIGIDIGGTGIKGGIVDLKKGKLLGERFRVPTPQPATPEAVAEAVALVVAELSARPEAPEAGSPVGVTFPGIIQHGVVHSAANVDKSWLDTDIDALLTARLGRPVEVINDADAAGLAEARFGAGAGVSGTVLVITLGTGIGSAFIFDGKLVPNAELGHLEIDGHDAESKASAVARERDGLSWDEYSVLLQRYFSHVEFLFSPELFIVGGGISKRADEYLPNLRLRTPIVPAVLRNEAGIVGAALEIALQHNLAK, from the coding sequence TTGGCCAAGAAGGACGAGAAGTCGCACAAGAACGCACCGCTGATCGGCATCGACATCGGTGGTACGGGCATCAAGGGCGGCATTGTCGACCTGAAAAAGGGCAAGCTCCTCGGAGAACGCTTCCGGGTGCCCACCCCGCAGCCCGCCACCCCTGAGGCCGTAGCCGAGGCCGTGGCCCTGGTGGTGGCCGAACTCTCGGCACGCCCCGAGGCTCCGGAAGCCGGCTCCCCCGTGGGCGTGACCTTTCCCGGCATCATCCAGCACGGCGTGGTCCACTCCGCAGCCAATGTGGACAAGAGCTGGCTGGACACGGACATCGACGCCCTCCTCACGGCCCGGCTCGGCCGGCCGGTGGAAGTCATCAATGATGCGGACGCCGCAGGCCTGGCAGAAGCACGTTTCGGTGCCGGCGCGGGTGTCTCCGGCACGGTCCTGGTGATCACCCTGGGCACCGGCATCGGGTCGGCCTTCATCTTCGACGGAAAGCTGGTCCCCAACGCAGAGCTGGGGCACCTTGAAATTGACGGCCACGACGCCGAATCCAAGGCGTCCGCTGTTGCCCGCGAACGGGACGGGCTGTCCTGGGACGAGTACAGCGTTCTCCTGCAGCGCTACTTCTCGCACGTGGAGTTCCTGTTCTCGCCGGAACTGTTCATCGTGGGGGGCGGGATTTCAAAGCGCGCCGACGAGTACCTTCCCAACCTCAGGCTCCGCACCCCGATTGTCCCGGCGGTGCTCCGCAACGAGGCAGGCATTGTGGGTGCGGCGCTGGAAATCGCGCTCCAGCACAACCTGGCCAAGTAG
- the map gene encoding type I methionyl aminopeptidase, translated as MPSLASTAPIGTLTPGTLSPQRPVPASIPRPEYVGKPAPAKFTGSEVKSAETIEKIRIAGKIAAQAIVEVGKHIQPGVTTDELDKVGHEFLLDHNAYPSTLGYRGFPKSLCSSLNEVICHGIPDSTVVQDGDILNIDITAYLNGVHGDTNYTFLVGDVDEESRLLVERTRESLNRAIKAVAPGREINVIGRAIQSYAKRFGYGVVRDFTGHGVGEAFHTGLIIPHYDAAPAYNTVIETGMVFTIEPMLTLGTVEWDMWSDDWTVVTRDRKRTAQFEHTLLVTETGAEILTLP; from the coding sequence ATGCCTTCCCTTGCCTCGACTGCACCCATTGGCACCCTCACCCCGGGTACCCTGAGTCCGCAGCGTCCCGTCCCGGCGTCCATCCCCCGTCCGGAATACGTCGGCAAGCCGGCACCCGCAAAATTCACCGGCTCCGAAGTCAAGTCTGCGGAGACCATCGAGAAGATCCGGATTGCCGGGAAAATCGCGGCGCAGGCCATCGTGGAAGTGGGCAAGCACATCCAGCCGGGTGTCACCACCGACGAACTGGACAAAGTGGGCCACGAATTCCTGCTGGACCACAACGCCTACCCGTCCACGCTCGGTTACCGCGGATTCCCCAAGTCGTTGTGTTCCTCCTTGAACGAGGTCATCTGCCACGGCATCCCGGACAGCACCGTGGTCCAGGACGGCGACATCCTGAACATCGACATCACGGCCTACCTCAACGGCGTCCACGGAGACACCAACTACACGTTCCTGGTGGGGGACGTGGACGAGGAATCCCGGCTCCTGGTGGAGCGTACGCGGGAGTCGCTGAACCGGGCCATCAAGGCTGTGGCGCCGGGGCGTGAAATCAACGTCATTGGCAGGGCCATCCAGTCCTATGCCAAGCGCTTTGGCTACGGCGTGGTCCGCGACTTCACCGGCCATGGCGTCGGAGAGGCCTTCCACACCGGGCTCATCATCCCGCACTACGATGCCGCCCCTGCCTACAACACCGTGATCGAAACGGGAATGGTGTTCACCATCGAACCGATGCTCACGCTGGGTACCGTGGAGTGGGACATGTGGAGCGATGACTGGACCGTGGTCACACGGGACCGGAAGCGCACCGCCCAATTCGAGCACACCCTGCTGGTCACCGAGACCGGCGCCGAAATCCTTACCCTGCCGTAG
- a CDS encoding SPOR domain-containing protein, whose translation MTEYWFNINTHEVEEDRLSDWSQLIGPYKTREEAEHAIEKVRARNEAWEKGDDD comes from the coding sequence ATGACTGAGTACTGGTTCAACATCAACACCCACGAAGTGGAAGAGGACCGGCTGTCGGACTGGAGCCAGCTCATTGGGCCCTACAAGACCCGCGAAGAAGCGGAGCATGCCATCGAGAAGGTCCGGGCGCGCAACGAGGCCTGGGAAAAAGGCGACGACGACTGA
- the panB gene encoding 3-methyl-2-oxobutanoate hydroxymethyltransferase: MASNSSDSSASAEAPAPYGNGPGVPVPAERKPAKVRIHHLQQAKRDGSRFAMLTAYEQYTAEIFDAAGIEVLLVGDSASNNVFGNETSLPVTVDELLPLCRAVARSAKRALVVADLPFGSYEVSAEQAVAAGVRFLKEGLAHAVKIEGGKYYAPTVRAMVQAGIPVMAHIGFTPQSEHALGGYRVQGRGDDAQRLIEDARALEEAGAFCVLMEMVPAETAAAVDAAVAVPTVGIGAGNATTGQVLVWQDMAGLRGGRMAKFVKQYADLRSTLHDAATAYGDDVRSGTFPGPEHSF, encoded by the coding sequence ATGGCCTCCAACAGCTCCGACTCCAGCGCGTCCGCAGAAGCACCCGCCCCGTACGGCAACGGCCCCGGCGTGCCGGTTCCTGCCGAACGGAAGCCCGCCAAGGTCCGCATCCACCACCTGCAGCAGGCCAAGCGTGACGGCAGCAGGTTCGCCATGCTCACGGCGTACGAGCAGTACACGGCCGAGATTTTCGATGCTGCCGGCATCGAGGTGCTCCTGGTCGGCGACTCGGCGTCCAACAACGTCTTTGGCAATGAGACCAGCCTCCCGGTGACCGTTGACGAACTGCTCCCCCTCTGCCGGGCGGTGGCCAGGTCCGCCAAGCGTGCCCTGGTGGTGGCTGACCTTCCGTTCGGCAGCTACGAGGTCAGTGCGGAGCAGGCCGTCGCCGCCGGAGTCAGGTTCCTGAAGGAAGGGCTGGCCCACGCGGTAAAGATCGAGGGCGGGAAGTACTACGCCCCCACGGTCCGCGCGATGGTGCAGGCAGGCATCCCGGTGATGGCCCACATCGGCTTCACGCCCCAGAGCGAACACGCCCTGGGCGGTTACCGCGTGCAGGGCCGAGGCGACGACGCCCAACGGCTGATCGAGGACGCCCGAGCCCTTGAAGAGGCCGGGGCGTTTTGCGTGCTGATGGAGATGGTGCCGGCGGAGACTGCTGCGGCGGTTGACGCCGCCGTGGCCGTCCCTACGGTGGGCATCGGGGCGGGGAACGCCACCACGGGCCAGGTCCTTGTGTGGCAGGACATGGCCGGGCTTCGCGGCGGCCGGATGGCAAAATTCGTCAAGCAGTACGCGGACTTGCGCAGCACACTGCACGACGCCGCCACCGCCTACGGGGACGACGTCCGGTCCGGCACGTTCCCCGGCCCGGAACACTCGTTCTAG